TACGGTGTCCTGATCCCGAACAAGCGCAAGCGATGATTCAACTGATTGAGGAGGTTCGCGATGCGGGCGATTCCATCGGGGGGGTAGTTGCCGGGGTAATCCGAGGGGTGCCGGCAGGTCTTGGAGAGCCAGTTTTTGATAAATTGAATGCGGATCTTGCAAAAGCGATGGTCAGTATTAACGCAGTGAAAGGATTCGAGGTTGGATCTGGTTTTAGTGGTGTAAGAATGCGAGGCAGTCAGCATAACGATCCCTTCTACCGTTCGGAGGATGGAGAGATTCGTACTTCTACAAATAATGCCGGCGGAATTACAGGTGGCATTAGTACTGGTGAGACCATTTTCTTTCGAGTGGCTTTTAAGCCTGTGTCAACAATTCAACATGAGCAAGAGACCGTGAATGTTGATGGAGAAGCGATTACCCTATCTGCAGCTGGGAGGCATGATCCATGCGTTGTTCCTAGGGCTGTTCCTATCGTTGAAGCAATGTCCGCACTTGTTGTTATGGATCATATCATGCGTGATAGGGCGCAGTGCGCAGCGTTCGGAGAGTAAATGACGGACAGGCAGTATGACTTTTTGGTGGTTGGTGGTGGAATAGCAGGGCTCACCTATGCGCTGGAGGTGGCAGATTCCGGTACGGTAGCAATCCTCTTTAAGAGCCATCGTTCTGATTCCTCCACGTCTTGGGCGCAAGGAGGAATTGCGAGTGTGTCTTCGGAGGGCGATTCATTTGAAAGTCATATCCGAGATACGATCCATGCTGGTGCTGGACTCTCTGATGAAGCAATGGTCAGCCTTATCATTCAGCAGGGACCAGAGTGTGTTGAGAAGTTGATAGAAAGGGGCGCTCTTTTTGATCGGACTGCCGATGGATATCATCTTCATCAAGAGGGAGGGCACTCGCAGCGACGTATCCTGCATGCGGCCGATGCTACAGGATATGAGATTCAGCGAGCGCTTCTAGCGGCGGCGGAGAATCATCCAAATATTGAACTTCTTCAGCAGCATTTTGCCATTGATATTATTACCTCTCATAAGTTGCATATGGATACCGCTCAGCCAAATCGAGCGCTCGGTATTTATGTTCTTGAACAGAATCAGACAGTTCAAGCGTATATGGCAAAGCGGATCTTGATAGCGACTGGCGGAGTTGGAAAGGTATACCTCTATACTTCGAATCCAGATGTAGCCACCGGTGATGGGATCGCCATGTGCTATCGGGCTGGAGTTCCGGTAGCAAATATGGAGTTCATGCAGTTCCATCCCACCTGTCTGTATCACCCCGAGGCAAAGAACTTTCTCATTACAGAAGCGATGCGAGGAGAGGGGGCGCATATTTTACGTGTTAATGGAGAACGCTTTCTGAGTAAGTATGATGAACGCGGCGAACTGGCGCCTCGAGATATCGTAGCTCGCGCGATTGATGCTGAGATGAAGCGATACGGAGAGGAGTATGTGCTCCTTGATATTGCGCATCGAGGAAGAGAGTTTGTTCAAGAAAAATTCCCGATGATTTATTCTCGATGTCTTGAATTCGGTTTTGATATCTCAACAGAACCAGTACCAGTGGTGCCAGCGGCGCATTACTGTTGTGGTGGGGTTATTACGAATGAAGATGGAGTAACAAATATTCAGAATCTCTATGCTGCAGGAGAGGTCGCATGCACGGGTCTACATGGTGCCAACCGACTTGCATCGAATTCTTTACTTGAGGGGCTTGTGCTTGGTACCCGAGCGGCACAGCACAGTTTGCAGGGTATTCGAGAAGCATTAGCACCTCAGCCTGGTCCAGTATGGGATACTGGGAGAGCAACAGACAGTGATGAGCAGGTTGTTATTCTCCAAAACTGGGAAGAGATCCGAAGAATTATGTGGAACTACGTTGGGATTGTTCGGTCAACGAAGCGCTTGGAGAGAGCTCTGCGGCGTAATCAGCTGATACGAACTGAGATAGACAAGTACTATTGGGATTTTTTCGTGACGGCCGATCTTCTGGAGCTTAGAAACCTGAGTATTGTGGCTGACCTAATAATTCGTTCGGCACTTTTACGAAAAGAGAGTCGCGGGCTTCACTATATGATTGATTTTCCGACGAAAGATCAGAGGTTTAATCGACAGACTCTCATTGATACGGTATTTCAAATCGAGTAGTAAAGGAGGAGTTCATGCAGGATCTTATAGGAATGTCTATTCGCTTCTCTGATGGAAGATTGTTGATTTTAGATCAGCAGAAACTGCCTGAAGTAGAAGAGTGGATCGAGTGTAATGAACTTGAGCAGATGATATCTGCAATTCAATTACTAAAAGTAAGGGGTGCACCGGCTATTGCAGTTGCTGCTTCTCTCTTTGTTGGTAGTCTTGCTATAAGGGGTATGGAG
The bacterium DNA segment above includes these coding regions:
- a CDS encoding chorismate synthase, coding for MGGNSFGVAFRITTFGESHGGSVGVIVDGCPPGLELSEEDIQPELDRRRPGQSAITTPRKETDTISIQSGVFNGRTTGTPIMLSAHNKDMRPEDYHDLLGVLRPSHADYTYNTKYGLRDWRGSGRASARETLARVAAGAIAKKYLREQYGIEMLAYVEQVGEISTSVQHADITLEQIEASIVRCPDPEQAQAMIQLIEEVRDAGDSIGGVVAGVIRGVPAGLGEPVFDKLNADLAKAMVSINAVKGFEVGSGFSGVRMRGSQHNDPFYRSEDGEIRTSTNNAGGITGGISTGETIFFRVAFKPVSTIQHEQETVNVDGEAITLSAAGRHDPCVVPRAVPIVEAMSALVVMDHIMRDRAQCAAFGE
- a CDS encoding L-aspartate oxidase is translated as MTDRQYDFLVVGGGIAGLTYALEVADSGTVAILFKSHRSDSSTSWAQGGIASVSSEGDSFESHIRDTIHAGAGLSDEAMVSLIIQQGPECVEKLIERGALFDRTADGYHLHQEGGHSQRRILHAADATGYEIQRALLAAAENHPNIELLQQHFAIDIITSHKLHMDTAQPNRALGIYVLEQNQTVQAYMAKRILIATGGVGKVYLYTSNPDVATGDGIAMCYRAGVPVANMEFMQFHPTCLYHPEAKNFLITEAMRGEGAHILRVNGERFLSKYDERGELAPRDIVARAIDAEMKRYGEEYVLLDIAHRGREFVQEKFPMIYSRCLEFGFDISTEPVPVVPAAHYCCGGVITNEDGVTNIQNLYAAGEVACTGLHGANRLASNSLLEGLVLGTRAAQHSLQGIREALAPQPGPVWDTGRATDSDEQVVILQNWEEIRRIMWNYVGIVRSTKRLERALRRNQLIRTEIDKYYWDFFVTADLLELRNLSIVADLIIRSALLRKESRGLHYMIDFPTKDQRFNRQTLIDTVFQIE